The following coding sequences are from one Polyodon spathula isolate WHYD16114869_AA chromosome 7, ASM1765450v1, whole genome shotgun sequence window:
- the LOC121318397 gene encoding ubiquitin-conjugating enzyme E2 N — MAGLPRRIIKETQRLLAEPVPGIKAEPDESNARYFHVVIAGPQDSPFEGGTFKLELFLPEEYPMAAPKVRFMTKIYHPNVDKLGRICLDILKDKWSPALQIRTVLLSIQALLSAPNPDDPLANDVAEQWKTNEAQAIETARAWTRLYAMNNI, encoded by the exons GAAACCCAGCGCTTGTTAGCAGAGCCAGTGCCTGGGATAAAGGCAGAGCCGGACGAAAGCAACGCTCGCTATTTTCATGTGGTTATTGCAGGACCACAGGATTCCCCCTTTGAGGGAGGGACTTTTAAACTTGAACTATTCCTTCCAGAAGAATACCCCATGGCAGCTCCTAAAGTACGTTTCATGACCAAAATATATCACCCTAATGTAGACAAGCTGGGAAGAATATGTTTAGATATTTTGAAAG ATAAGTGGTCCCCCGCTTTGCAGATCCGCACAGTTCTGCTATCCATTCAGGCATTATTAAGTGCTCCTAACCCAGATGATCCACTAGCTAATGATGTAGCTGAGCAGTGGAAGACCAACGAAGCTCAAGCCATAGAAACAG CCAGAGCATGGACTAGGCTATACGCAATGAACAATATTTAA
- the LOC121318396 gene encoding diphosphoinositol polyphosphate phosphohydrolase NUDT4B isoform X3, with protein MEPEEEPGGAAVREVYEEAGVKGKLGRLLGVFEQNQDRKHRTYVYVLTVTETLEDWEDSVNIGRKREWFKIEDAIKVLQCHKPVHAEYLEKLKLGCSPTNGNSVVPTLPDNNSTLYVTSSQTPGKPSTVR; from the exons ATGGAGCCCGAGGAGGAGCCTGGTGGTGCTGCAGTCAGGGAAGTTTATGAAGAG gCTGGCGTGAAAGGCAAGTTAGGAAGGCTTCTGGGAGTTTTTGAA CAGAACCAAGACAGGAAGCACAGAACATACGTGTACGTTCTCACAGTAACAGAAACCCTAGAAGACTGGGAGGATTCTGTTAATATAG GGAGAAAGAGAGAATGGTTTAAAATAGAAGATGCCATTAAAGTTCTACAGTGTCACAAACCGGTCCATGCGGAATACTTGGAAAAACTGAAACTGGGCTGCTCTCCCACCAACGGCAACTCTGTGGTTCCCACCCTTCCTGACAACAACTCCACTCTTTATGTCACCTCATCACAGACTCCTGGAAAGCCTTCCACTGTGAGATAA